The Pontibacter pudoricolor genome contains a region encoding:
- a CDS encoding PorP/SprF family type IX secretion system membrane protein produces MKKLCLYLLLFLGVMCVQKTAAQQRPQYSQYMLNNYILNPAITGIENYADIRISNRRQWVGLDGAPVTYYLTAHTPLNKGAGSTQYHRALAHHGIGATFHTDKTGPLRRTGVSFSYAYHLPLTNSINVSGGTSVGVIRNSINASDLEFGNNNDPLVGGGSLNNNVVDLNLGLWIYSRNFSVGVAGAQLLENVGSFTAAEEERAALDLQRHYFATASYRFEPTATLDVIPSVMVKMASPSPTSVDVSLRTIYDERFWIGAAYRHNDAIVGMVGVYVSPLLDISYSYDATTSNLNQVSAGTHEVVVGFKLLNNRRVLCPQWIW; encoded by the coding sequence ATGAAAAAGCTATGCCTATACCTGCTGTTGTTTTTGGGAGTGATGTGCGTGCAGAAAACAGCCGCGCAGCAACGGCCACAGTATAGCCAGTACATGCTGAATAACTATATCTTGAACCCGGCTATAACAGGTATCGAGAATTATGCCGACATACGCATAAGCAACCGCCGGCAATGGGTTGGGTTGGATGGCGCCCCGGTTACCTATTACCTTACAGCGCATACGCCACTGAACAAAGGGGCCGGAAGCACGCAATACCACAGAGCACTGGCACACCATGGCATAGGAGCCACTTTCCATACCGATAAAACAGGCCCGCTGCGCCGAACCGGAGTATCTTTTTCTTATGCGTATCATTTGCCATTAACCAACTCCATAAATGTGTCAGGTGGTACTTCTGTAGGTGTCATCCGGAACAGTATAAATGCCAGCGACCTGGAGTTTGGAAACAACAACGACCCTTTAGTAGGTGGCGGCAGCCTGAACAACAATGTAGTAGATTTGAATTTGGGCCTCTGGATCTATTCGCGCAATTTCTCTGTAGGTGTGGCTGGTGCCCAGCTGCTTGAGAATGTGGGCAGCTTTACCGCCGCCGAAGAAGAACGTGCCGCCCTGGACCTGCAACGCCATTATTTTGCAACAGCCAGCTACCGTTTTGAGCCTACCGCCACCCTGGATGTGATACCATCTGTAATGGTAAAAATGGCGAGCCCAAGCCCGACTTCTGTAGATGTAAGCTTGCGCACGATTTACGATGAGCGGTTCTGGATAGGTGCAGCTTACCGTCACAACGATGCTATAGTTGGCATGGTGGGTGTGTACGTAAGCCCGCTGCTGGATATTTCGTATTCTTACGATGCCACAACCTCTAACCTAAACCAGGTAAGTGCCGGCACGCACGAGGTAGTGGTTGGCTTTAAATTACTTAACAACAGGCGTGTACTTTGTCCGCAATGGATCTGGTAG
- a CDS encoding Ig-like domain-containing protein, with the protein MRLPLIKHIFYPLLFLCLLLAGVAVAQTTPSCQVTIDAEGSSSLCQGESVTLRAVSSNQITGWQWFFNNAPIAGASGATISASVAGDYSVQVSGATCQTTTSAVFPVTVSPKPANPNFLVTPTTAQCAGTPLAFEVNAPQPDIFYTWIFGDGSSAKGDSVGHTFNDKGINFATYNVKVLATSAQGCQSDTVTQQVRVARMPEAVFTDSSDFQTCLPDTVEDDEIKVFAYIENGTAEPYLSDIRTYIVNWGDGGPDVQYTRNEFPISNPNAYTKVGDYPIMIRAVASNGCEFVFTQNYSVSKEPKANFILNKQSAATPSSCLPVIVSLGDSSTGGNLTYKWTIQPTTGFTIEFGGLDQDTLALLFTESGIYQIELIVENGCDDDTTSQSVVVGWPQVQLPPDTVSCGPIDFKYTTGAIPGTGNVFVDPNLGKIKSAVWTVVGPTGAKRTLSGQNQTIRFTEEGVHEVTLVVENECGSSEELAGTFPMVQRITVLPVPEAPTIQDITVCSGDSVLLEPSGGSGNYNFYDDQGTLLLTGPNYTTTSITQTTTFNIESIGEDDCPSARVPVKVTVVPPLANNTIQGDQSLCQGDGPAPLTGSTPTGGTGGGYIYTWLSSTSGPDAGFAPAAGVNNDVNYTPQPLSQRTWFRRLISVASCSPDTSNVVLVNAVPKIQNNTISESQDICAGQTPEPLVGSRVTGGDGAGYTFKWQVSTEGPATGFVDAPGNNTSENYSPGILSQASWFRRVVTSAGCVVFSEPVMIDIVPPLDNNTITAAQTVCAGNTPAPLTGSAPTGGTGAYTYLWESSITSATTGFAAAAGTNNGQSYTPGNLGVNTWFRRTVTSEGCEADVSEAILITVNQGVANNSVSAPQTICAGEVPEALTGSTPIGGSGTYTYLWQSSISGPDTGFGSAAGTNTNANYTPQALTQTTWFRRVVDSQGCKSTSEAVLITVNPRPSPPILTVRDATTCPGGSTTLTVQNAGGGIYQWFTDASGGEPVFEGAIFKTPNLTQPTTYYVEAVNTNGCSSATRTSVNVAIVDPVADAGPDATIIQGRTIELRATGGDTYLWEPAEGLSNPKIANPVARPNETTTYRVTVSTGEGCTATDEVTITVIPALVIPNAFTPNHTDMVNEVWEIKNIENYPDVRVEIFNRWGNLVFTSNGYGTPWDGTLNGEDLPVATYYYMIYLNKSEQPISGNVTIIR; encoded by the coding sequence ATGCGCTTACCTCTGATAAAGCACATATTCTACCCTCTGCTTTTCCTGTGCCTGTTGCTGGCTGGTGTAGCGGTGGCACAGACAACCCCATCGTGCCAGGTAACTATAGATGCGGAAGGGTCCTCATCGCTCTGCCAGGGCGAGTCTGTAACGCTGCGTGCCGTTTCATCTAACCAGATAACCGGCTGGCAATGGTTTTTTAATAATGCTCCTATAGCCGGGGCAAGCGGGGCAACTATCTCGGCAAGTGTTGCCGGCGATTACTCGGTTCAGGTTTCCGGAGCTACCTGCCAGACCACTACTTCAGCAGTTTTTCCTGTAACAGTATCGCCAAAGCCTGCTAATCCTAATTTCCTGGTTACACCAACCACTGCCCAATGTGCCGGCACACCGCTAGCCTTTGAGGTAAACGCACCGCAGCCCGACATTTTTTATACCTGGATCTTCGGAGACGGCAGTTCAGCAAAAGGCGATTCGGTAGGCCATACGTTTAACGATAAAGGAATAAATTTTGCGACTTATAATGTAAAAGTGTTGGCTACAAGTGCACAGGGTTGCCAGTCTGATACCGTAACGCAGCAGGTGCGTGTAGCCCGAATGCCCGAAGCTGTTTTTACAGATTCATCCGATTTCCAGACCTGCTTGCCGGACACCGTAGAAGACGATGAAATTAAAGTGTTTGCTTACATCGAGAACGGCACCGCAGAGCCTTACTTATCAGATATCAGAACATATATTGTGAACTGGGGCGATGGCGGACCGGATGTGCAGTATACGCGCAACGAGTTCCCGATCAGTAACCCGAATGCCTACACCAAAGTTGGCGACTACCCGATAATGATAAGGGCAGTGGCCAGCAACGGCTGCGAGTTTGTGTTCACTCAGAACTATAGTGTCAGCAAAGAACCTAAAGCTAATTTTATACTTAACAAGCAGTCAGCCGCTACGCCATCGTCGTGTTTGCCGGTCATTGTTTCGCTGGGCGATAGTTCTACCGGTGGCAACTTAACTTACAAATGGACCATACAGCCTACCACAGGTTTTACAATTGAATTTGGTGGCCTCGATCAGGATACCCTTGCCCTTTTGTTTACTGAAAGCGGGATCTACCAGATAGAACTTATAGTAGAGAATGGTTGCGACGATGACACCACTTCGCAGTCAGTTGTAGTTGGCTGGCCACAGGTGCAGCTCCCACCAGATACTGTTTCCTGCGGACCAATCGACTTTAAATATACTACGGGCGCTATACCCGGAACCGGAAACGTATTTGTAGACCCGAACCTGGGCAAGATAAAGAGTGCCGTCTGGACGGTAGTCGGGCCGACAGGTGCAAAGCGCACGCTCAGCGGGCAAAACCAGACCATACGCTTTACAGAAGAAGGGGTGCATGAGGTCACGCTCGTCGTCGAGAATGAATGCGGCTCTTCCGAAGAACTTGCCGGAACGTTCCCGATGGTGCAGCGCATAACCGTATTGCCAGTTCCTGAGGCGCCAACTATACAGGATATTACCGTTTGCAGCGGCGACTCGGTATTGCTGGAGCCATCCGGCGGTAGCGGCAACTATAACTTCTATGATGACCAGGGCACATTGCTGCTTACAGGCCCGAACTATACCACCACCAGCATCACCCAGACTACCACATTTAATATAGAAAGCATTGGAGAGGATGATTGCCCGAGCGCGCGCGTTCCTGTAAAAGTGACGGTAGTGCCACCACTGGCGAACAATACCATACAAGGCGACCAGAGCCTTTGCCAGGGTGACGGACCGGCCCCCTTAACAGGAAGCACACCAACCGGCGGAACAGGTGGCGGCTATATTTATACCTGGTTAAGCAGTACTTCGGGTCCGGATGCAGGGTTTGCACCAGCGGCAGGTGTTAACAACGATGTAAACTATACGCCTCAGCCTCTAAGCCAGCGTACATGGTTCCGCAGGTTAATATCTGTTGCCAGCTGCTCTCCGGATACCAGTAATGTCGTGTTAGTCAATGCCGTGCCTAAGATCCAGAACAATACTATTTCAGAGTCTCAGGATATCTGTGCGGGACAGACACCGGAGCCACTTGTTGGTTCGAGGGTTACAGGTGGCGATGGCGCAGGCTATACATTTAAGTGGCAGGTAAGCACCGAAGGTCCGGCAACAGGCTTTGTGGATGCCCCAGGCAATAACACCAGCGAGAACTATAGCCCCGGCATACTTTCGCAGGCATCGTGGTTCAGGCGGGTAGTAACATCGGCGGGTTGCGTGGTTTTCTCGGAGCCTGTGATGATCGACATCGTTCCACCTTTAGATAACAATACTATTACAGCGGCGCAAACAGTTTGTGCTGGCAATACACCAGCCCCGCTTACAGGTTCAGCGCCAACTGGCGGAACAGGTGCCTATACATACCTTTGGGAGAGCAGCATAACCAGTGCAACTACAGGTTTTGCGGCAGCGGCCGGGACCAACAACGGACAAAGCTATACGCCGGGCAACCTGGGTGTAAATACCTGGTTCCGAAGAACAGTAACATCAGAAGGTTGCGAAGCGGATGTAAGCGAGGCCATACTAATTACAGTTAACCAGGGCGTTGCCAACAACAGCGTTAGCGCACCGCAAACCATTTGCGCCGGCGAAGTGCCGGAAGCATTAACAGGATCCACCCCGATTGGCGGAAGCGGTACCTACACTTACTTGTGGCAAAGCAGCATTTCAGGTCCGGACACGGGTTTTGGTTCAGCAGCTGGCACAAACACCAACGCAAACTATACGCCGCAGGCACTTACCCAAACTACCTGGTTCAGAAGAGTGGTTGATTCGCAAGGGTGTAAATCTACTTCAGAGGCTGTGCTTATAACCGTAAACCCAAGGCCGTCGCCACCGATACTTACCGTGCGCGATGCGACTACCTGCCCGGGCGGATCGACTACGTTAACAGTACAAAATGCGGGTGGCGGAATCTACCAGTGGTTTACAGATGCTTCTGGCGGCGAACCGGTCTTTGAAGGAGCAATTTTCAAGACGCCAAACTTAACCCAGCCAACCACCTATTATGTGGAGGCAGTGAATACAAACGGCTGTTCCAGTGCAACCCGTACCTCGGTAAATGTAGCTATAGTTGACCCTGTGGCTGATGCCGGCCCGGATGCAACCATCATACAAGGCAGAACGATAGAGCTACGGGCTACCGGAGGCGATACGTATTTATGGGAACCAGCCGAAGGCCTGAGTAACCCGAAAATTGCTAACCCTGTTGCAAGGCCAAATGAGACCACCACCTATAGGGTAACTGTGAGTACCGGGGAAGGCTGTACCGCCACCGATGAAGTAACCATAACGGTTATTCCTGCCCTTGTTATACCCAATGCCTTCACGCCTAACCACACCGATATGGTAAATGAGGTATGGGAGATCAAGAACATCGAAAATTACCCCGATGTGCGCGTTGAGATCTTTAACCGCTGGGGCAATCTGGTGTTTACCTCCAATGGCTATGGCACCCCATGGGATGGCACCCTGAACGGCGAAGACCTGCCGGTGGCAACCTACTATTACATGATTTACCTGAATAAGTCTGAGCAACCAATTTCGGGCAACGTTACCATTATCCGTTAA
- a CDS encoding endonuclease encodes MKKFLLAVSFLLTSVLQLVAQSAPPSNLSGEELKAWLRTNWYDGKRQVLDYSTARGKMYNYVDNYNNKVTCVYSGYEVSKTYSETNTSTDAGIINCEHTVPQSWFDEAVRMRSDIHHLFPTVTQWNSDRGSDPFAEIPDNQTTKWMRGLDFQSSIPTSNIDEYSEDGPGKFEPREDHKGNLARSVFYFYTMHAGQNFDSGKNVITAVADINTLYQWHLKDPVDDRERERNRRTEVAQGNRNPYIDYPELVAKAWGFAPVNCSPSTQLSNLAVSQKTTSSLTINWTSGSGDRRLVVVREGSAVNFTPTGTYTGVNADYSLATDHGNGQRIVYYNSGSSVTITGLKANTTYSVQAFESCASDKTYNTTSAPTIAATTPDYACTGVPTAVTALTSASVTQGGFNLSWTNGSGDGRIVVIRKDEAPAFVPQAGAVYSGAAANYATAAPLTDGSKLIYSGAGSEVAITGLQAGNLYFVKVFEICSNGNQYETAAAPTLAVTTSAASNPPTGNGNILALQDFNGTANDGWVVTSGFSSSNVNTGLPAGQRLRSGSSLQIAAATREVIFSDVSIAGRQDVYLELYNSSVSGSDGNGFDAGDYLEVYVALDGADFSTTPDIRITGNSSTNQIRYSMNGTATLTTVANTPVEKIFTESLVNGKVLPDDQAPSKLQVTIPNGTASVKVKLGIKTNASNEIWNIEDVALYAVASAPADCDNLALEGHAGEDKVIAAGQSVTIGSTAEDGYTYSWSPAAGLSNATIANPSLTLTTPGTYVYTVTAAKDGCTSTDEVTVIVEAVSVPAPVVSDVTICYGESATLEVSNLDPKVIYYWYRSETTNSPWGQGATIVTGLLTATTSYYVEAVNFDGTASTRTKATVTVSGKAPEAATIAGKNVVCVGETITYSAIAQEGVTNYTWSVPEGWTIVAGANTAQLTVTSGNTAGNVTLKVANNCGESPAANLAVTIETAVAGNVVSGAQTVCIGQAPATIIGSAPTGGNGTYTYQWQTSTDGTNFMPAAGVNTGQNYSLGALTATTFIRRKVISGSCGESISEAVKITVNATPAKPTITQEANKLTASVAGAAYEWAKDGVTIAGVTTQTITITEAGSYTVRVKNEADCYSEISAAVQATVQPTGIEDEIALGVLVAPNPAPGKFSISTEKPLQQAEIVITNLLGSVVYRATIPVLQDKLEVDLSRLPAGLYVIQLQAKQLKVVRKVLLTK; translated from the coding sequence ATGAAGAAATTTTTACTCGCTGTCAGTTTTTTACTGACCTCTGTGCTGCAGCTCGTAGCGCAATCAGCTCCACCCTCAAATCTTTCGGGAGAAGAACTGAAAGCCTGGCTACGCACTAACTGGTACGATGGTAAACGCCAGGTACTGGACTATAGCACTGCTCGTGGCAAAATGTATAATTACGTCGATAACTATAATAACAAAGTTACCTGCGTGTACTCAGGCTATGAGGTTAGTAAAACATATAGCGAGACAAATACTTCTACCGATGCAGGCATAATCAATTGTGAACATACGGTGCCACAGTCGTGGTTCGATGAAGCAGTACGGATGCGTTCGGACATACACCATTTGTTTCCGACAGTAACGCAGTGGAACAGCGACCGTGGCAGCGACCCGTTTGCCGAAATCCCGGATAACCAGACAACAAAATGGATGCGCGGCCTTGACTTCCAGTCCAGTATTCCAACATCTAACATCGATGAATATAGCGAAGATGGCCCCGGTAAATTTGAGCCACGTGAAGACCACAAAGGTAACCTGGCGCGTTCAGTTTTCTATTTCTACACAATGCATGCCGGGCAAAACTTTGATTCCGGTAAAAATGTGATCACAGCAGTTGCTGATATCAACACACTATACCAGTGGCACTTAAAAGATCCGGTAGATGACCGTGAACGTGAGCGTAACCGCCGCACCGAAGTGGCGCAGGGTAACCGTAACCCCTATATCGACTATCCTGAACTGGTAGCCAAAGCCTGGGGTTTTGCTCCGGTAAACTGCTCTCCGTCCACCCAGCTGAGCAACCTTGCTGTATCTCAGAAAACCACATCATCACTAACTATAAACTGGACAAGCGGCTCCGGCGACAGAAGATTAGTTGTAGTGCGCGAAGGCAGTGCTGTAAACTTTACACCTACCGGAACCTATACAGGTGTTAACGCAGACTATAGTCTGGCAACAGACCACGGCAATGGTCAGCGCATTGTTTACTATAACAGCGGCAGCTCAGTAACTATAACCGGTCTTAAAGCTAATACTACTTATTCTGTGCAGGCGTTTGAGTCGTGCGCATCCGATAAAACTTACAACACAACCAGTGCACCAACTATAGCAGCTACCACCCCGGATTATGCCTGCACAGGCGTGCCAACAGCTGTTACCGCTTTAACTTCGGCAAGTGTTACGCAAGGCGGCTTTAACTTAAGCTGGACGAATGGTTCAGGTGATGGCAGAATTGTGGTGATCCGTAAAGATGAAGCACCAGCATTTGTACCGCAGGCAGGAGCCGTTTATTCTGGTGCAGCTGCAAACTACGCAACAGCGGCACCTTTAACAGATGGCAGCAAACTGATCTATAGTGGCGCAGGCAGTGAGGTCGCAATTACAGGCTTGCAGGCAGGTAACCTGTACTTCGTGAAAGTGTTTGAGATCTGCTCTAATGGCAACCAATACGAAACAGCTGCGGCACCAACACTGGCTGTTACTACGTCAGCGGCCAGTAACCCGCCAACCGGCAATGGTAATATACTCGCGCTACAGGATTTTAACGGAACAGCTAACGATGGTTGGGTTGTAACTTCAGGTTTCAGTAGCTCTAATGTAAATACAGGTTTACCAGCAGGACAGCGCCTGCGCAGTGGCTCAAGTCTGCAAATTGCAGCTGCAACTCGCGAAGTCATCTTTAGTGATGTAAGTATAGCCGGTAGACAAGACGTATATCTTGAACTATACAATTCATCTGTTTCTGGAAGTGATGGAAATGGCTTTGATGCAGGAGATTATCTGGAAGTATATGTAGCTTTAGATGGAGCCGACTTCTCTACTACTCCTGATATCAGGATAACAGGTAACTCATCTACGAATCAAATTCGTTATAGCATGAATGGTACAGCGACTTTGACCACAGTTGCTAATACTCCAGTAGAAAAAATATTTACAGAGTCACTTGTTAATGGCAAGGTGTTGCCAGATGATCAAGCTCCATCAAAATTACAGGTAACTATACCAAATGGTACTGCATCGGTTAAGGTAAAGCTTGGGATCAAAACAAACGCGTCTAACGAGATATGGAACATAGAAGACGTAGCTCTTTATGCTGTAGCCTCTGCTCCTGCAGATTGTGATAACTTAGCTTTAGAAGGCCATGCCGGCGAAGATAAAGTGATAGCTGCCGGTCAGTCGGTTACGATTGGTTCAACTGCAGAAGACGGTTATACCTATAGCTGGTCTCCGGCAGCAGGTTTATCAAATGCAACTATAGCAAACCCTAGTCTTACGCTCACTACACCGGGCACTTATGTTTACACTGTAACTGCTGCTAAAGATGGCTGTACCTCTACAGATGAAGTAACTGTTATAGTAGAAGCAGTATCTGTACCGGCACCTGTAGTTTCTGATGTTACTATCTGCTACGGCGAGTCTGCCACGTTAGAAGTGTCTAATCTGGATCCGAAAGTGATTTACTATTGGTATCGATCAGAAACGACTAATAGTCCATGGGGTCAAGGTGCTACAATTGTTACAGGACTACTTACGGCTACTACTTCTTACTATGTAGAAGCAGTAAATTTTGATGGCACAGCGAGCACTCGTACAAAAGCAACCGTAACTGTTAGCGGAAAAGCGCCTGAGGCTGCAACTATAGCAGGTAAAAACGTAGTTTGTGTCGGTGAGACTATAACATATTCAGCAATTGCACAGGAAGGTGTTACAAACTATACCTGGAGTGTGCCGGAAGGCTGGACTATAGTTGCTGGTGCCAATACAGCACAATTAACGGTAACTTCAGGTAATACTGCCGGCAATGTAACTTTAAAAGTAGCTAACAACTGTGGAGAAAGTCCTGCTGCAAACCTGGCGGTAACGATAGAAACAGCTGTAGCGGGTAATGTAGTAAGCGGGGCGCAGACAGTTTGCATTGGTCAGGCTCCGGCAACTATAATCGGCTCTGCTCCAACAGGCGGAAACGGAACGTACACTTACCAATGGCAGACTAGCACCGACGGTACCAACTTTATGCCGGCTGCAGGTGTTAACACTGGTCAGAACTATAGTTTGGGAGCACTTACTGCAACCACATTTATCCGCAGAAAAGTAATTTCAGGCTCATGTGGCGAAAGCATCAGCGAAGCTGTAAAGATCACTGTTAATGCAACTCCGGCTAAACCAACTATAACCCAGGAAGCGAATAAACTTACGGCAAGTGTGGCAGGCGCAGCTTACGAGTGGGCGAAAGATGGCGTAACTATAGCAGGTGTTACTACACAAACTATAACTATAACCGAGGCTGGCAGCTACACCGTGCGTGTAAAGAATGAAGCTGATTGCTATTCTGAAATTTCTGCGGCGGTGCAGGCAACGGTACAGCCAACTGGCATCGAGGACGAAATTGCCCTTGGTGTGCTAGTTGCTCCAAACCCGGCTCCCGGCAAATTCAGCATCTCTACAGAAAAGCCATTGCAGCAGGCAGAAATAGTTATTACAAACCTGTTGGGCAGCGTGGTGTACCGTGCTACCATACCGGTATTACAGGATAAACTGGAAGTAGACCTGAGCAGGCTTCCGGCAGGTTTATATGTGATACAGTTACAGGCGAAGCAGCTGAAAGTGGTGCGTAAAGTGCTGTTAACAAAATAA